A single genomic interval of Hevea brasiliensis isolate MT/VB/25A 57/8 chromosome 4, ASM3005281v1, whole genome shotgun sequence harbors:
- the LOC110633016 gene encoding putative beta-D-xylosidase → MAYTYHTLSFFGCCFFFFFIVCIPFYTVESRAPFACDPSNELTRSLKFCRVNVPIHVRVRDLIGRLTLQEKIRLLVNNAIAIPRLGIQGYEWWSEALHGVSNVGPGVKFGGAFPGATSFPQVITTAASFNESLWEQIGRVVSDEARAMYNGGLAGLTYWSPNVNIFRDPRWGRGQETAGEDPVLAGKYAASYVRGLQSMTGNRLKVAACCKHYTAYDLDNWNGVDRYHFNAMVSKQDLEDTYDVPFKACVMEGKVASVMCSYNQVNGKPTCADPILLKNTIRGEWRLSGYIVSDCDSVGVLYDNQHYTSTPEEAAAATIKAGLDLDCGPFLAIHAQNAINKGLLGEEDVNLALANTITVQMRLGMFDGDPSAHPYDNLGPRDVCTPDHQQLALEAARQGIVLLKNRGRALPLSPTRHRSVAVIGPNSDVTVTMIGNYAGIACGYTTPLQGISRYAKTIHQSGCADVACIGNQQFGAAEAAARQADATVLVMGLDQSIEAEFRDRVGLLLPGNQQELVSRVARASRGPTILVLMSGGPIDVSFAKNDPRIGAILWVGYPGQAGGAAIADVLFGTTNPEGKLPMTWYPQTYLDKVPMTNMGMRPDPSRGYPGRTYRFYNGPVVFPFGHGLSYTSFSHSLSQAPKQLSLPITSLQAIKNTTTSSKAIRVTHTNCDALSLGLQIDVKNTGIMDGTHTLLVFSSPPAGKWSFNKQLIGFEKIHLVAGSQKEVKINIHVCKHLSVVDQFGIRRIPIGEHDLHIGDLKHSISLQGNLEEIKY, encoded by the exons ATGGCTTACACATACCATACACTGTCATTCTTCGGCTgctgcttcttctttttcttcattgTTTGCATACCCTTTTACACTGTGGAATCTCGGGCACCTTTCGCCTGTGACCCCAGTAATGAGCTAACCAGAAGCCTCAAATTCTGTCGGGTTAATGTGCCAATACATGTGAGAGTGAGAGACTTGATAGGGAGACTGACATTGCAGGAGAAGATCAGGTTGCTAGTCAACAATGCAATTGCTATACCTAGGCTTGGCATTCAAGGATATGAATGGTGGTCTGAGGCTCTTCATGGTGTCTCTAATGTGGGCCCAGGTGTCAAGTTTGGTGGGGCCTTCCCTGGGGCCACTAGCTTCCCTCAAGTCATCACCACGGCTGCTTCCTTCAACGAGTCTCTTTGGGAGCAAATCGGACGG GTAGTGTCTGATGAAGCAAGGGCAATGTACAATGGAGGACTAGCCGGATTGACATATTGGAGCCCTAATGTGAACATATTCCGGGACCCTCGATGGGGAAGAGGACAGGAAACCGCCGGTGAAGATCCTGTTTTAGCTGGAAAATATGCCGCCAGCTATGTTAGAGGACTTCAGAGCATGACAGGAAACAGGTTAAAGGTTGCTGCATGTTGCAAGCATTATACAGCCTATGATCTTGATAACTGGAATGGCGTGGATCGATACCACTTTAATGCTATG GTAAGCAAGCAGGACTTGGAGGACACATATGACGTGCCATTCAAGGCATGTGTGATGGAAGGAAAagttgctagtgtgatgtgttcttaCAATCAAGTAAATGGAAAACCCACTTGCGCAGACCCTATTCTCCTTAAGAACACCATCAGGGGTGAATGGCGACTCAGTGG GTACATTGTTTCAGACTGTGACTCAGTTGGAGTTTTATACGATAACCAACACTACACTTCAACACCTGAAGAAGCAGCTGCAGCCACCATTAAAGCAGgtcttgatttggattgtggcCCATTCTTGGCGATCCATGCGCAGAATGCAATAAACAAAGGGTTGCTAGGCGAGGAAGATGTAAATCTAGCCTTAGCCAACACCATAACCGTGCAGATGAGACTGGGAATGTTCGATGGAGACCCATCGGCTCATCCTTATGATAACTTGGGCCCAAGGGATGTTTGCACTCCAGACCATCAACAATTGGCACTAGAAGCAGCCCGACAAGGCATAGTCCTACTTAAGAATCGTGGGCGGGCCCTCCCTCTGTCCCCAACACGACATCGTTCTGTAGCCGTCATTGGGCCCAATTCTGATGTTACTGTTACCATGATAGGGAATTATGCTG GTATTGCATGTGGTTACACAACTCCCCTGCAAGGGATCAGTAGATATGCTAAGACCATTCACCAATCTGGGTGTGCGGATGTGGCCTGCATTGGGAACCAACAATTTGGGGCAGCTGAGGCTGCAGCTCGCCAGGCTGATGCTACTGTGCTAGTAATGGGTCTTGACCAATCCATAGAAGCAGAATTCAGGGATAGGGTAGGGCTCCTCTTGCCTGGAAACCAACAAGAACTTGTATCCAGAGTGGCTAGAGCCTCCAGAGGTCCAACTATATTAGTGTTGATGAGTGGTGGTCCTATTGATGTTTCATTTGCCAAGAATGATCCTCGAATTGGTGCTATATTATGGGTTGGATATCCTGGACAAGCCGGAGGAGCTGCCATTGCTGATGTTTTGTTTGGAACAACTAATCCAG AAGGGAAGCTGCCAATGACATGGTATCCACAGACATATCTTGACAAGGTGCCAATGACAAATATGGGAATGAGACCAGACCCATCAAGGGGTTATCCTGGAAGAACCTATAGATTCTACAACGGACCTGTTGTTTTCCCCTTTGGCCATGGATTGAGCTACACCTCTTTTTCTCACTCCCTATCCCAAGCTCCAAAACAGCTCTCACTACCGATTACTAGTCTCCAAGCCATAAAAAACACTACCACTTCAAGCAAAGCAATAAGGGTTACACACACCAATTGTGATGCCCTCTCACTAGGACTTCAAATTGATGTGAAGAACACTGGAATTATGGATGGAACTCATACCCTTCTGGTTTTCTCTAGCCCACCTGCAGGAAAATGGTCCTTTAATAAGCAATTAATTGGTTTTGAGAAGATTCATTTAGTAGCTGGTTCTCAGAAAGAAGTTAAGATTAACATTCATGTGTGCAAGCACCTGAGTGTGGTCGACCAATTTGGTATTCGAAGAATTCCCATTGGTGAACATGATCTTCACATTGGAGATCTCAAGCATTCTATTTCTCTCCAAGGAAATTTGGAGGAGATCAAATATTAG